A region of Triplophysa rosa linkage group LG16, Trosa_1v2, whole genome shotgun sequence DNA encodes the following proteins:
- the spag1a gene encoding sperm-associated antigen 1A, producing MGNSQKKVPGHGEGGGSHSQPGTPGHRRSHGNSTANMKEVQGKSTAVNGTLPAGKNQDEPQSCSPAVTGRAGESCNLDAPCGALPPPLARLKNEGNMLFKNGQFGDALEKYTQAIDGCIEAGIDSPEDLCILYSNRAACFLKDGNSTDCIEDCTRALELHPFSLKPLLRRAMAYESLERYKKAYVDYKTVLQIDISVQAALDSVHRITKMMIEQDGPDWREKLPDIPMVPLSAQQHRREEPSAELLQARAARAEEEKARKAEARFTVLKQEGNELVNNGQYQGAADKYTACLAIKPNECAIHTNRALCYLKLECFEEAKQDCDSALQMEPNNKKAFYRRALAHKGLKDYLSASTDLQEVLQLDPNVQEAEQELELVTNLLRETLLAGAQG from the exons ATGGGGAATTCACAGAAGAAGGTCCCTGGTCATGGAGAAGGAGGGGGCTCACACTCTCAACCTGGGACCCCGGGACACAGGAGGAGTCATGGAAACAGCACAGCCAACATGAAGGAAGTCCAAGGGAAGAGCACGGCAGTCAATGGCACCCTTCCAGCCGGCAAGAACCAGGATGAGCCTCAGTCCTGCAGTCCTGCCGTCACTGGTAGGGCTGGAGAGAGCTGTAATCTGGACGCCCCATGTGGGGCCCTTCCTCCTCCACTCGCCCGGCTCAAAAACGagggaaatatgttgtttaaaaatggaCAGTTTGGAGATGCACTGGAGAAATACACACAGGCCATCGATGGATGTATAGAAGCTG gcATTGACAGCCCAGAAGATCTATGTATTCTGTACTCGAACAGAGCCGCATGTTTCCTGAAAGATGGCAATAGCACAGACTGCATCGAGGATTGCACCAG GGCCCTGGAGCTCCACCCCTTTTCCCTGAAACCCCTCCTCCGGCGAGCTATGGCGTATGAGTCCCTGGAACGTTACAAGAAGGCTTATGTGGATTATAAAACGGTATTGCAGATAGATATCAGCGTGCAGGCCGCTCTTGACAGCGTGCACAG AATCACTAAAATGATGATAGAACAGGACGGCCCTGATTGGCGGGAGAAGCTTCCAGATATTCCAATGGTTCCTCTGTCTGCTCAGCAGCACCGCAGAGAAGAACCGAGTGCAGAGCTTCTGCAGGCCCGAGCAGCCAGAGCAGAGGAGGAAAAGG CCAGAAAAGCAGAGGCTCGCTTTACAGTGCTGAAACAAGAGGGAAACGAACTGGTGAATAACGGACAGTATCAAGGTGCTGCGGATAAATATACAGCATGTCTGGCTATCAAACCGAATGAATGTGCCATCCACACCAACAG aGCGCTGTGCTATCTCAAGCTGGAATGTTTTGAGGAGGCCAAACAGGACTGTGACTCTGCACTTCAAATGGAGCCAAACAATAAGAAAGCATTTTACAGACGAGCTCTGGCCCACAAAGGCTTGAAG GACTACCTGTCAGCCAGCACTGATTTACAAGAAGTACTACAGTTGGACCCGAATGTGCAAGAGGCGGAGCAAGAACTAGAGCTGGTGACTAACCTGCTGAGAGAAACTCTGTTAGCTGGAGCTCAAG GTTGA
- the polr2k gene encoding DNA-directed RNA polymerases I, II, and III subunit RPABC4, translating into MDSSQKDIQPPKQQPMIYICGECHTENEIKARDPIRCRECGYRIMYKKRTKRLVVFDAR; encoded by the exons ATGGATTCTTCTCAAAAAGACATTCAGCCTCCCAAACAGCAGCCTATGATCTACATTTGTGGCG AGTGCCATACAGAAAATGAGATAAAGGCGAGAGACCCCATCAGATGCAGAGAATGCGGATACAGAATCATGTACAAGAAAAGAACCAAGAGAT TGGTCGTGTTTGATGCCAGATGA